A DNA window from Aminiphilus circumscriptus DSM 16581 contains the following coding sequences:
- the flgC gene encoding flagellar basal body rod protein FlgC: MRVFHSLNVAGSALTAHRLWMDTISENLANVNTTRSGDGGPYVRRVPVFAERLDRELSPNSASGGVKVTAIAQDPLPPRLVYQPEHPDANEEGYVAYPNVNVVREMTDMIVASRAYEASLSIVDTGKAMWNSALEVLKG; encoded by the coding sequence ATGCGCGTCTTTCACTCCTTGAACGTGGCGGGAAGCGCTCTTACGGCGCATCGTCTCTGGATGGACACGATTTCGGAAAATCTTGCCAACGTGAATACCACGCGCTCCGGCGACGGAGGCCCCTATGTGCGGAGAGTTCCTGTTTTTGCGGAACGCCTCGACCGCGAGCTTTCTCCCAATTCCGCGTCGGGTGGAGTGAAGGTGACCGCCATCGCGCAGGATCCCCTTCCGCCCCGTCTGGTGTACCAGCCGGAACATCCCGACGCGAACGAGGAAGGATATGTGGCCTATCCGAACGTGAACGTGGTGCGGGAGATGACGGACATGATCGTGGCCAGCAGGGCTTACGAGGCGAGCCTTTCCATCGTGGACACGGGAAAGGCTATGTGGAACAGTGCCTTGGAAGTGCTCAAAGGATAG
- the flgB gene encoding flagellar basal body rod protein FlgB: MQRDMTWDVIAKDVEGLSRRFEAVSQNMANGNTPRYARREVSFEDQLKELIDGPTKLPLAVTDTKHIPRRPLSVNDVVPEESRIYDEWYRLDGNNVDPERENALLNQTRMGYTAMNRMLGRKFGLYKAVIGGR; encoded by the coding sequence ATGCAGAGGGACATGACCTGGGATGTCATCGCGAAGGATGTCGAAGGATTGTCTCGCCGGTTCGAGGCGGTCTCCCAGAACATGGCCAACGGCAACACCCCGCGGTATGCCCGCCGGGAGGTCTCCTTCGAGGACCAGTTGAAAGAACTCATCGACGGTCCCACGAAGCTGCCTCTTGCCGTGACCGACACGAAGCACATTCCGCGGCGTCCTCTTTCCGTAAACGACGTAGTTCCCGAGGAGTCCCGGATCTACGACGAGTGGTACCGCCTCGACGGAAACAATGTTGATCCCGAGCGGGAGAACGCCCTTCTCAACCAGACGAGGATGGGATATACCGCCATGAACAGGATGCTCGGGCGAAAGTTCGGTCTGTACAAGGCTGTCATAGGAGGCCGATGA